From Bradyrhizobium sp. NDS-1, the proteins below share one genomic window:
- the mtaB gene encoding tRNA (N(6)-L-threonylcarbamoyladenosine(37)-C(2))-methylthiotransferase MtaB, whose translation MAVDIVTFGCRLNAFEAEVIRREAEGAGLSDTIVINSCAVTNEAVAQARQSIRKLKRERPGARIVVTGCAAQTQSSMFADMTEVDRVVGNDDKMRSSAWRETRSAFDLGASEKIAVSDIMAIREMAPHLVDGYASGLPRVFVQVQNGCDHRCTFCIIPYGRGNSRSVPMGAVVEQVRTLVERGHAEIVLTGVDLTSYGTDLPGAPKLGMLTKQILRHVPELRRLRISSIDSIEADDDLLDAVADDARLMPHLHLSLQSGDDMILKRMKRRHSRQDAIAFCDQVRRLRPDIAFGADIIAGFPTESEEMFSRSLDLVDECGLTFLHVFPYSPRPGTPAAKMPQVAGALIKERAKRLRAAGEAALRKRLQAEIGAAREVLIESEAQGRTEHYLPVAIAGERVGSVVPLRIVGSDGERLTT comes from the coding sequence ATGGCCGTCGACATCGTCACCTTCGGCTGCCGCCTCAATGCCTTCGAGGCCGAGGTGATCCGCCGTGAGGCAGAAGGTGCGGGCCTTTCAGATACGATTGTCATCAATAGCTGCGCCGTCACCAACGAGGCGGTGGCGCAGGCGCGGCAATCGATCCGCAAGCTGAAGCGCGAACGTCCCGGTGCCCGCATCGTCGTCACCGGCTGCGCGGCGCAGACGCAAAGCTCGATGTTCGCCGATATGACCGAAGTCGATCGCGTCGTCGGCAACGACGACAAGATGCGCTCGTCTGCGTGGCGGGAGACGCGCAGCGCTTTCGACCTCGGCGCCAGCGAGAAGATCGCCGTCAGCGACATCATGGCCATCAGGGAGATGGCACCGCATCTCGTCGACGGCTACGCAAGCGGCCTGCCGCGCGTGTTCGTGCAGGTGCAGAACGGCTGCGACCATCGCTGCACCTTCTGCATCATTCCCTACGGCCGCGGCAATTCGCGCTCCGTGCCGATGGGTGCGGTGGTCGAGCAGGTGCGGACGCTGGTCGAACGCGGTCATGCCGAGATCGTGCTGACCGGCGTCGACCTCACCAGCTATGGCACTGATCTGCCCGGCGCACCGAAACTCGGCATGCTGACGAAGCAGATCTTGCGGCACGTGCCGGAGCTGAGGCGCCTGCGCATCTCCTCGATCGATTCGATCGAGGCGGATGACGATCTGCTCGATGCCGTCGCTGATGATGCGCGGCTGATGCCGCATCTGCATCTGTCGCTGCAATCCGGCGACGACATGATTCTGAAGCGCATGAAGCGGCGGCATTCGCGGCAGGATGCGATCGCATTCTGCGACCAGGTGCGCCGCTTGCGCCCGGATATCGCCTTCGGCGCCGACATCATCGCGGGCTTCCCGACCGAGAGCGAGGAGATGTTCTCGCGCTCGCTCGATCTCGTCGACGAATGCGGCCTGACCTTCCTGCACGTCTTTCCCTATTCGCCGCGCCCCGGCACGCCGGCCGCAAAGATGCCCCAGGTGGCGGGGGCCCTCATCAAGGAACGCGCGAAGCGGCTGCGTGCCGCAGGCGAAGCGGCATTGCGCAAACGGCTGCAAGCCGAGATCGGTGCAGCGCGCGAGGTGCTGATCGAGAGCGAGGCGCAGGGGCGGACGGAGCACTATCTGCCGGTGGCGATTGCGGGCGAGCGCGTGGGAAGCGTGGTGCCGCTGCGGATCGTCGGCAGCGATGGCGAGCGGCTGACCACATAA
- the dapF gene encoding diaminopimelate epimerase, with product MSALANHAFAKMNGIGNEIVVVDMRASTAKVTPDDARAVASAKGGVAYDQLMVLQKPRLDGTEAFIRIYNNDGSEAGACGNGMRCVVRRIFEKTGQTTATFETEAGLLNAWQGPAPDLYTVDMGAPKFGWQDIPLAEEFRDTRYIELQIGPIDNPILHSPSVVSMGNPHAIFWVDDVNAYDLERFGPLLENHPIFPERANITLAHIVDPQHITIRTWERGAGLTRACGSAACATAVAAARLKRVERNVEITLPGGKLGIEWRERDDHVLMTGTATFEYEGKFDPALFAQAG from the coding sequence ATGAGCGCGCTGGCCAACCACGCATTTGCCAAGATGAACGGCATCGGCAACGAGATCGTCGTTGTCGACATGCGCGCGTCCACGGCAAAGGTGACGCCGGACGACGCGCGCGCGGTGGCGTCCGCGAAGGGCGGCGTGGCCTATGATCAGCTCATGGTGCTGCAGAAGCCGCGGCTGGACGGCACCGAAGCCTTCATCCGCATCTACAACAATGACGGCTCGGAGGCCGGCGCCTGCGGCAACGGCATGCGCTGCGTGGTGCGCCGCATCTTCGAAAAGACCGGCCAGACCACTGCGACTTTCGAGACGGAAGCGGGACTGCTCAATGCCTGGCAGGGTCCCGCGCCGGATCTCTACACCGTGGACATGGGTGCGCCGAAGTTCGGCTGGCAGGACATTCCGCTGGCGGAAGAGTTCCGCGACACCCGCTACATCGAATTGCAGATCGGGCCGATCGACAATCCGATTCTGCATTCGCCCTCGGTGGTGAGCATGGGCAATCCGCATGCGATCTTCTGGGTGGACGACGTCAATGCCTACGATCTCGAGCGCTTCGGTCCGCTGCTCGAAAACCATCCGATCTTCCCGGAGCGCGCCAACATCACGCTCGCCCATATCGTCGATCCCCAGCACATCACGATCCGCACCTGGGAGCGCGGTGCCGGCCTGACCAGGGCCTGCGGCTCGGCGGCCTGCGCCACGGCGGTTGCCGCGGCGCGCCTGAAGCGGGTCGAGCGCAATGTCGAGATCACGCTGCCCGGCGGCAAGCTCGGCATCGAATGGCGCGAGCGCGACGACCACGTGCTGATGACGGGCACAGCGACGTTCGAATATGAAGGCAAATTCGATCCTGCGCTGTTCGCGCAGGCCGGCTGA
- a CDS encoding RluA family pseudouridine synthase, translating to MLDVPELTAEEILSRVLHRDGLMLVIDKPSGLPVHRGPKGGANLEASFDALRFGLPRPPVLAHRLDKDTSGCLVLGRHRKATASLGLLFKHGKIGKTYWTVVEGGPAEDEGIIDMPLGRLNAERGWWQKPDPEGQKAITNWKVMGRGDGLTWLAMEPVTGRTHQLRVHSAATGWPIFGDNIYGNGPRFGEPKLHLHSREIVVPISRNKEPVRVVAPAPPHMHEKLRACGWNGE from the coding sequence TTGCTCGATGTTCCCGAACTGACCGCCGAGGAGATTTTGTCGCGCGTGCTCCATCGCGACGGGCTGATGCTGGTCATCGACAAGCCGTCGGGCCTGCCGGTGCATCGCGGCCCGAAGGGCGGCGCCAATCTGGAGGCCTCGTTCGACGCATTGCGTTTCGGCCTGCCGCGGCCGCCGGTGCTGGCTCACCGGCTGGACAAGGACACCTCGGGCTGCCTCGTGCTCGGCCGCCATCGCAAGGCCACCGCTTCGCTCGGCCTGCTCTTCAAGCACGGCAAGATCGGCAAGACCTACTGGACCGTGGTCGAGGGCGGCCCCGCCGAGGACGAGGGCATCATCGACATGCCGCTCGGCCGGCTCAACGCCGAGCGCGGATGGTGGCAAAAGCCCGATCCGGAGGGGCAGAAGGCGATCACGAACTGGAAGGTGATGGGCCGCGGCGACGGTCTGACTTGGCTCGCCATGGAACCGGTCACCGGCCGGACCCATCAATTGCGGGTGCATTCGGCCGCGACCGGCTGGCCGATCTTCGGCGATAACATCTACGGCAACGGCCCGCGCTTCGGCGAGCCGAAGCTGCACCTGCATTCCCGCGAGATCGTGGTGCCGATCTCCCGGAACAAGGAACCCGTCCGCGTCGTAGCGCCGGCCCCGCCCCACATGCACGAAAAGCTCAGGGCCTGCGGGTGGAACGGGGAATAG
- a CDS encoding DUF2336 domain-containing protein, producing the protein MSKAELSIIDEVESAIRAGSAEKGLETARRVTALFLSSAGSFDDEQIALFDEVLERLIGTIELRALADMGARIALAEISAQLAPIAQAPPSVVRRLASNDEIRIAGPVLQESARLDDGELVKIASSKGEPHLLAMAGRWWLKEIVTDALLARRYPSVSRRLAANPGARVSGNGFAVMVAQAESDPELAVSVGVRVDLPSELRRRLLHSATDAVRARLLSRAPPHLFEEIQSAIAATAVGVEREMSAVRDFEGAKRAIAMLKATGQLSEATLFGFATQRRYEETAAALAALSGSTVEVIRPLMQSLRDDGLLVACKAAQLNWETTTAVLESRFATGAMKPADLARAQAHYAHMTLDNARRTLRFWQVRAS; encoded by the coding sequence ATGTCCAAGGCCGAGCTATCGATCATCGACGAGGTCGAATCCGCCATTCGAGCAGGCTCGGCGGAAAAGGGCCTGGAGACCGCCCGGCGCGTCACCGCTCTGTTCCTGTCCTCCGCCGGCAGTTTCGACGACGAGCAGATCGCGCTGTTCGACGAGGTGCTCGAGCGCCTGATCGGCACCATCGAGCTGCGGGCGCTTGCCGACATGGGTGCACGGATCGCGCTCGCCGAGATCAGCGCACAACTGGCGCCGATTGCACAGGCGCCGCCCTCGGTGGTCCGCCGCCTCGCCAGCAATGACGAGATCCGCATCGCCGGTCCCGTGCTGCAAGAATCCGCCCGTCTCGACGACGGCGAGTTGGTGAAGATCGCATCATCCAAGGGCGAGCCGCATCTGCTCGCGATGGCCGGCCGCTGGTGGCTGAAGGAGATCGTCACCGACGCGTTGCTGGCGCGCCGCTACCCCAGTGTCAGCCGGCGGCTCGCCGCCAATCCCGGCGCGCGCGTCTCCGGAAACGGCTTCGCCGTCATGGTCGCCCAGGCCGAGTCGGATCCCGAACTTGCCGTCAGCGTCGGCGTCCGCGTGGACCTGCCGTCGGAGCTGCGCCGCCGGTTGCTGCACTCGGCGACCGATGCCGTGCGCGCCCGCCTGCTGTCGCGCGCGCCGCCTCATCTGTTCGAGGAAATCCAGAGCGCGATCGCGGCCACCGCCGTCGGCGTCGAGCGCGAGATGTCGGCCGTCCGCGATTTCGAAGGTGCCAAGCGTGCGATTGCCATGCTCAAGGCAACCGGCCAACTGAGCGAGGCAACGCTGTTCGGCTTCGCCACGCAGCGACGCTATGAGGAGACCGCCGCCGCCCTGGCGGCGCTGTCCGGATCGACCGTCGAGGTCATTCGCCCGCTGATGCAGAGCCTGCGCGATGACGGCCTGCTGGTGGCGTGCAAGGCGGCGCAGCTCAACTGGGAAACCACCACCGCCGTACTCGAAAGCCGCTTTGCGACCGGAGCCATGAAGCCGGCGGATCTCGCGCGCGCGCAAGCTCACTATGCGCACATGACACTGGATAATGCGCGGCGCACGCTGCGATTCTGGCAGGTGCGGGCGTCGTAA
- a CDS encoding septation protein A — MDKTQPHPLFKLATELGPLLVFFFVNAKFNLFAATGAFMVAIVAAMAASYMVTRHVPMMAIVTGVIVLVFGTLTLVLHDETFIKFKPTIIYGLFAAILGGGLLFGRSFIAVMFDQVFNLTPQGWRILTLRWALFFAGMAVLNEIIWRTQSTDFWVNFKVFGVLPLTAIFGVIQMPLIKRYHLEPASLEASEAEAGDVTKG, encoded by the coding sequence ATGGACAAGACCCAGCCGCATCCGCTGTTCAAGCTGGCGACCGAGCTCGGTCCGCTGCTCGTGTTCTTCTTCGTGAACGCGAAGTTCAATCTGTTCGCCGCGACCGGCGCCTTCATGGTGGCGATCGTGGCGGCGATGGCCGCGTCCTACATGGTGACGCGCCATGTCCCGATGATGGCGATCGTGACGGGTGTGATCGTGTTGGTGTTCGGCACGCTGACGCTGGTGCTGCACGACGAGACCTTCATCAAGTTCAAGCCGACCATCATCTACGGCCTGTTCGCCGCGATCCTCGGCGGCGGCCTGCTGTTCGGCCGTTCCTTCATCGCCGTGATGTTCGACCAGGTGTTCAATCTGACGCCGCAGGGCTGGCGCATCCTGACGCTGCGCTGGGCGCTGTTCTTCGCCGGCATGGCGGTGCTGAACGAGATCATCTGGCGAACCCAGAGCACGGATTTCTGGGTGAACTTCAAGGTCTTCGGCGTCCTGCCGCTGACCGCCATCTTCGGCGTGATTCAGATGCCGCTGATCAAGCGCTATCATCTCGAACCGGCGTCGCTGGAGGCGAGCGAGGCCGAGGCGGGGGACGTCACGAAGGGGTGA
- a CDS encoding DsbE family thiol:disulfide interchange protein gives MSDQSTSAPPQRRTFLMVLPLIAFIALALLFWFRLGSGDISRIPSALIGRPVPQTVLPPLEGLQADNAPVPGLDPAAFKGKVSLVNVWASWCVPCHDEAPLLTELAKDERFQLVGINYKDAADNARRFLGRYGNPFSRVGVDANGRASIEWGVYGVPETFVVGREGTIVYKLVGPVTPQNLKTVLMPELEKALKTGG, from the coding sequence ATGAGCGATCAATCGACCTCCGCGCCGCCGCAGCGCCGCACCTTCCTGATGGTGCTGCCGCTGATCGCCTTCATTGCCCTCGCGCTGCTGTTCTGGTTCCGGCTCGGCAGCGGCGATATCTCGCGAATTCCGTCCGCGCTGATCGGTCGTCCGGTACCGCAGACAGTGCTGCCGCCACTCGAGGGATTGCAGGCCGACAACGCGCCGGTGCCGGGACTCGATCCCGCCGCCTTCAAGGGCAAGGTCAGCCTGGTCAATGTCTGGGCGTCCTGGTGCGTGCCGTGCCATGACGAGGCCCCGCTCCTGACCGAACTGGCCAAGGACGAGCGCTTCCAGCTGGTCGGCATCAATTACAAGGACGCCGCGGACAATGCGCGCCGCTTCCTCGGCCGCTACGGCAACCCGTTCAGCCGCGTCGGCGTCGATGCCAACGGCCGCGCCTCGATCGAATGGGGCGTCTACGGCGTGCCGGAGACCTTCGTCGTCGGGCGCGAAGGCACCATCGTCTACAAGCTGGTCGGCCCGGTCACGCCACAGAACCTCAAGACCGTGCTGATGCCGGAGCTGGAGAAGGCGCTCAAGACAGGAGGCTGA
- a CDS encoding MBL fold metallo-hydrolase: protein MPITRRRLFGLLAGAGALVGVSSLWMSRMKTYDGPASDHFDGLTFFDPDGAPPKSLREVLRWQLGGKRQRATWPDWAPSPHADTPPARVDGGNVRLSFVGHASWLIQTGGLNILVDPVWSERVSPVAWAGPKRHNDPGIAFEKLPKIDVVLVSHGHYDHLDIATLSRLTKNFAPRVVTPLGNDVTMRSWDSTIRVEAFDWHDRVELGGGVAVHLVPTRHWTARGMFDRNKALWASFVLETPAGKVYVVCDSGYGDGTHFRRVAEKHGPLRLAILPIGAYEPRWFMRDQHMNPADAVKALADCGAEAALGHHHGTFQLTDEAIDAPAKALVEALDAAKIPQERFVAMMPGQVVEI, encoded by the coding sequence GTGCCGATCACCCGCCGCCGCCTGTTTGGACTGCTTGCCGGGGCCGGCGCCTTGGTCGGCGTGTCCTCCCTCTGGATGTCCCGCATGAAAACCTATGACGGTCCCGCCTCCGATCATTTCGACGGCCTGACCTTTTTCGATCCGGACGGCGCGCCGCCGAAATCGCTTCGCGAGGTGCTGCGCTGGCAGCTCGGCGGCAAGCGGCAGCGCGCCACATGGCCGGACTGGGCTCCCAGCCCCCACGCCGATACCCCGCCGGCGCGGGTCGATGGCGGCAACGTGCGGCTCTCCTTCGTCGGCCACGCCAGCTGGCTGATCCAGACCGGCGGCCTCAATATTCTGGTCGATCCCGTCTGGTCGGAGCGAGTCTCGCCGGTCGCCTGGGCCGGGCCGAAGCGGCACAATGATCCCGGCATCGCGTTCGAGAAGCTGCCGAAGATCGATGTCGTGCTGGTCTCGCACGGGCATTACGATCATCTGGACATTGCGACGCTGTCGCGGCTCACGAAGAATTTCGCCCCGCGCGTGGTCACCCCGCTCGGCAACGACGTGACGATGCGCAGCTGGGATTCCACGATCAGGGTGGAAGCCTTCGACTGGCACGACCGCGTCGAGCTCGGCGGCGGCGTCGCCGTGCATCTGGTGCCGACGCGGCACTGGACGGCGCGCGGCATGTTCGATCGCAACAAGGCGCTATGGGCGAGCTTCGTGCTGGAGACACCGGCCGGCAAAGTCTACGTTGTCTGCGATTCCGGCTACGGCGACGGCACGCATTTTCGGCGCGTCGCCGAGAAGCATGGACCGCTGCGCCTGGCGATCCTGCCCATCGGCGCCTACGAGCCGCGCTGGTTCATGCGAGACCAGCACATGAATCCGGCGGATGCGGTGAAGGCGCTGGCCGATTGCGGCGCCGAGGCCGCGCTCGGGCATCACCACGGCACGTTCCAGCTCACGGACGAAGCAATCGATGCGCCGGCGAAGGCGCTGGTCGAAGCGCTGGATGCGGCGAAAATTCCGCAGGAGCGGTTCGTGGCGATGATGCCGGGGCAGGTGGTGGAGATTTAA
- a CDS encoding SIMPL domain-containing protein: MNKPAVVVTSLATVFATLLATPALADDFPSAISVSGEANVSVAPDLAQIDAGVASDAKTAKEASDANNAAMGKVLLALKGAGLAEKDYQTSRLSLQPQYGQNKSTGASPVVGFRASNRVTVKIRDVTKVAGIIDTLVSAGANDIGNISFEVTQASKLLDDAREQAVADARRKAEVYARATGVTLGAPLSVIEGGGPVPLFKGRMAAPMAAAPQAAVAPGEETLSVTVNVSWAIKAKEQ, translated from the coding sequence ATGAATAAGCCTGCCGTAGTCGTTACTTCCCTCGCCACCGTTTTCGCCACGCTGCTGGCAACGCCTGCGCTCGCCGATGATTTCCCGTCCGCCATTTCGGTGAGCGGCGAAGCCAATGTTTCCGTAGCGCCGGATCTCGCGCAGATCGATGCCGGCGTTGCCAGTGACGCCAAGACGGCGAAGGAAGCCTCCGACGCCAACAACGCGGCCATGGGCAAGGTGCTGCTCGCGCTCAAGGGCGCGGGCCTTGCCGAGAAGGATTACCAAACCTCGCGCCTGTCGCTGCAGCCGCAATACGGCCAGAACAAATCCACCGGCGCGTCCCCGGTCGTCGGGTTCCGCGCCTCCAACCGCGTCACCGTCAAGATCCGCGACGTGACCAAGGTCGCGGGCATCATCGACACGCTGGTGAGCGCCGGCGCCAACGACATCGGCAATATTTCGTTCGAGGTGACGCAGGCGTCGAAGCTGCTCGACGACGCACGCGAGCAGGCCGTGGCCGATGCGCGGCGCAAGGCCGAAGTTTACGCCAGGGCCACCGGCGTCACGCTGGGCGCGCCGCTCAGTGTCATCGAAGGCGGCGGCCCCGTGCCGCTGTTCAAGGGCCGCATGGCGGCGCCGATGGCGGCAGCGCCGCAGGCGGCCGTCGCGCCGGGCGAGGAGACGCTGTCCGTCACGGTGAATGTGAGCTGGGCGATCAAGGCCAAAGAGCAATAG
- the ftsY gene encoding signal recognition particle-docking protein FtsY: MNDTSETPKLSWWRRLSNGLKRTSSSLGTAVADLVTKRKLDRAMLDDIEDVLLRADLGTSVAVRIADAVGTGRYDKAISADEVKDVVATEVEKVLAPVARPLEIDTARKPFVILVVGVNGSGKTTTIGKLSQKFASEGRKVMLAAGDTFRAAAIEQLKVWGERTKTPVIAGAQGSDSASLAFNALTAAKEQGIDVLLIDTAGRLQNKAELMNELEKVVRVIRKVDDTAPHAVLLVLDATVGQNALSQVEAFHRTAGVTGLVMTKLDGTARGGILVALAEKFKLPVHFIGVGEGVDDLAPFTARDFARAIAGIES; the protein is encoded by the coding sequence ATGAACGATACCTCCGAGACCCCCAAGCTGAGCTGGTGGCGCCGCCTGTCCAACGGGCTGAAGCGCACCTCGTCCTCGCTCGGGACCGCGGTCGCCGACCTCGTCACCAAGCGCAAGCTCGACCGCGCCATGCTCGATGACATCGAGGACGTGCTGCTGCGCGCCGATCTCGGGACCTCCGTCGCGGTCCGGATTGCCGATGCCGTCGGCACCGGCCGTTATGACAAGGCGATCTCGGCGGACGAGGTCAAGGACGTGGTTGCGACCGAGGTCGAGAAGGTGCTGGCGCCGGTGGCGAGGCCGCTCGAGATCGACACGGCCAGGAAGCCGTTCGTGATTCTGGTGGTCGGGGTCAACGGCTCCGGCAAGACCACGACCATCGGAAAACTCTCGCAAAAATTTGCCTCCGAAGGCCGCAAGGTGATGCTGGCCGCCGGCGACACGTTTCGCGCCGCAGCCATCGAGCAGCTCAAGGTGTGGGGCGAGCGGACGAAGACGCCCGTCATCGCCGGCGCGCAGGGCTCGGATTCGGCGAGCCTTGCCTTCAACGCGCTGACGGCGGCGAAGGAGCAGGGCATCGACGTGCTCCTGATCGACACCGCCGGGCGGCTGCAAAACAAGGCCGAGCTGATGAACGAGCTCGAAAAGGTCGTGCGCGTCATCCGCAAGGTGGATGACACCGCGCCGCATGCGGTGCTGCTGGTGCTCGACGCCACCGTCGGCCAGAACGCGCTGTCGCAGGTCGAGGCCTTTCACCGCACTGCCGGCGTCACCGGCCTCGTGATGACCAAGCTCGACGGCACCGCGCGCGGCGGCATTCTGGTGGCGCTCGCGGAAAAATTCAAACTGCCGGTGCATTTCATCGGCGTCGGCGAAGGCGTCGACGATCTCGCGCCGTTCACCGCGCGCGATTTCGCCCGCGCCATCGCCGGAATCGAAAGCTAG
- a CDS encoding GyrI-like domain-containing protein, translated as MFRFRRLALAALIPAAALSFGLPGALAQTSSPAPAGSASPMASPSPAPSASPSPAASASPAPAATPSPAPSPAASASPAPATSPSPAASASPSPAAPPPAAATTPAPVQTADPFGLETTLESRKVVMVKGTANWDSAFDTLVDAFKALNTLLDKQGIKQAGNSMIVYTSTDDTGFTFLAEIPVDQDPKSLPKDMSIGKSPDGKALKFVHRGSYDNMDNTYEAITNHLDDKRLEAKDTFIEEYLTDPLKTAEDKLVINVFVPLK; from the coding sequence ATGTTCAGGTTTCGTCGTCTCGCTCTGGCCGCGCTGATCCCGGCAGCAGCCTTGTCGTTTGGCCTGCCTGGCGCTCTGGCGCAAACCTCGAGCCCGGCACCGGCCGGCTCGGCAAGTCCCATGGCAAGTCCCTCGCCGGCCCCATCGGCTTCCCCCTCCCCGGCCGCGAGTGCCTCGCCTGCGCCTGCGGCAACGCCCTCACCGGCGCCATCGCCTGCGGCCAGCGCTTCGCCTGCCCCGGCGACGTCGCCCTCGCCCGCAGCCAGCGCCTCACCCAGCCCGGCGGCACCGCCGCCTGCCGCCGCCACAACGCCCGCTCCGGTGCAGACCGCCGATCCGTTTGGCCTCGAGACCACGCTCGAATCCAGAAAAGTCGTGATGGTCAAGGGCACCGCCAATTGGGACTCGGCCTTCGACACGCTGGTCGATGCCTTCAAGGCGCTGAACACGCTGCTGGACAAGCAGGGCATCAAGCAAGCCGGCAATTCGATGATCGTCTACACCTCGACCGACGATACCGGCTTCACCTTCCTCGCCGAGATCCCGGTCGATCAGGATCCCAAGAGCTTGCCCAAGGACATGAGCATCGGCAAATCGCCGGATGGCAAGGCCCTGAAATTCGTCCATCGCGGTTCCTACGACAACATGGACAACACCTATGAGGCGATCACCAATCACCTCGACGACAAGAGACTCGAAGCCAAGGACACCTTCATCGAGGAATACCTCACCGATCCCCTGAAGACCGCTGAGGACAAGCTCGTGATCAACGTTTTCGTGCCACTGAAGTGA